From the genome of Haloterrigena sp. KLK7, one region includes:
- a CDS encoding SRPBCC family protein, giving the protein MTRLRRTRTPDGRRLEVSHVVDAAPDEAWELLVDTARWPEWSPIVNGVEATERRIRLDTSGRLRVPGAWVPFRVTAYVPAERRWSWRVLGLPGAGHRVDDLGANRCRIAFELPPTATGYAPVCLRALERLEELLEADGTEARAD; this is encoded by the coding sequence ATGACTCGTCTCCGACGGACGCGAACGCCCGACGGCCGGCGGCTCGAGGTCTCGCACGTCGTCGACGCGGCCCCGGACGAGGCGTGGGAGCTGCTCGTCGACACCGCCCGGTGGCCGGAGTGGTCGCCCATCGTCAACGGCGTCGAGGCGACCGAGCGTCGGATCCGGTTGGACACGAGCGGCCGGCTTCGGGTCCCCGGCGCGTGGGTCCCGTTTCGCGTCACGGCGTACGTCCCCGCGGAACGGCGCTGGAGCTGGCGCGTCCTCGGGCTGCCGGGCGCCGGCCACCGCGTCGACGACCTCGGCGCGAACCGCTGTCGGATCGCCTTCGAACTTCCCCCGACCGCGACCGGCTACGCGCCCGTCTGTCTGCGCGCGCTCGAGCGACTCGAGGAATTGCTCGAGGCGGACGGGACCGAAGCGCGGGCCGACTGA